In Longimicrobium sp., the genomic window CTCGGCGTCCAGGCGCAGCGCCGAGATCGTTTCGGTGTGCATCTCCGGGCGAAACACCTGCACCCGTCCCGAGTGGCGCGCGCGCGACATGGCGGCTTCGGCGGCGCGCAGCATGCCCTCGGGGGTGGCCGTCCCCGGCTCGCCCAGGGCAACGCCCACGTCCGATCCGCAGAACACCTCGTGCCCGGCTACGCCGTAGCCGCCCGTCAGCGCCCGCGCGATCCGCTCGGCCACGCGCACCACCTCGTGCTCGCCGCTCACCCCGTTCAGCAGCACCAGGAAGTCGTCGCCCCGGGCCCGGGCCACCACGTCGCCCGGGCGGATGCACGCGTCCAGCCGCTGCGCCGTCATCGAGAGCACCGTGTCGCCCGTTTCGTGGCCCAGCGTTTCGTTGATGCGCTGGAACCGGTTCAGGTCCACGTGGATGACGGCGATCTGGTGGACGGCACGTCCCGGGCGGCCGGAGAGCGCACGTGTGAGCTGCGCGACGAACGCCTCGCGGTTGGGCAGCCCCGTCTGCTCGTCGTACATCTCGTCGAGGGCCTCGAGGGCGGGGTGGTCGCCTCGGTGGATGATGGCCTGGATCTGCCCGCCCAGCCCGGTGCGCATCTGCACGCAGGTGAGCGCGGCGAGCTCGGACTCGCCCGCCGCGGCGCGCACGTGGACCGTCCGCGCCACCACGTCTTCGCCGCGCAGCAGATCGTCGGCCACGGCGGCCCACTCGGCGGGGTCCGCCAGCAGGTCGCGAAGGTGCGCGGTGCCGTCGGCGGTCAGGCCGAAGCGCACCGTGGCGGCAGGGTTCACCTCGACGATGGCGCCGTCGGCATCCGCCAGGCAAACGGCGTCCGCGGTGTACTGAAAAAGGGTGCGGAAGCGGTGCGGCATGGGAAGAATCAGCGGATGAAAGGCGTGTGCTCGGCGCCAGGCGACACACATGCTAACGGGAGCAGCGGGGTTCGCCAAGGCGGGATGCGGAGTTTTCGGGCGGGCCCGTCCCGGGCGACTGAAGTCGCCTGCTCCCGTCCCGGGCGACTGAAGTCGCTGCAACAAACACACGAAGTCCACCTGCGTGGACTGGCCTGCCTGGGTGGAGCAAGACCCAAGTGGCGCGCCCACGATCCATCTCGGGGCCGAATAAAGCCTTCACCCCGCATGGGAGGCTGTACGCAGTCGGCGGACTCATCCACTCCCCGGGGCGCGCAATGAAGCC contains:
- a CDS encoding diguanylate cyclase domain-containing protein, which gives rise to MPHRFRTLFQYTADAVCLADADGAIVEVNPAATVRFGLTADGTAHLRDLLADPAEWAAVADDLLRGEDVVARTVHVRAAAGESELAALTCVQMRTGLGGQIQAIIHRGDHPALEALDEMYDEQTGLPNREAFVAQLTRALSGRPGRAVHQIAVIHVDLNRFQRINETLGHETGDTVLSMTAQRLDACIRPGDVVARARGDDFLVLLNGVSGEHEVVRVAERIARALTGGYGVAGHEVFCGSDVGVALGEPGTATPEGMLRAAEAAMSRARHSGRVQVFRPEMHTETISALRLDAE